A window of the Lolium perenne isolate Kyuss_39 chromosome 7, Kyuss_2.0, whole genome shotgun sequence genome harbors these coding sequences:
- the LOC127311705 gene encoding uncharacterized protein, translating into MSGAPAASGGLRTALSYCVQQVRSYDYHNYLCLLHLPPAMRRAAFTFRAFNVETAKAMDVVSDPRKGLMRLLWWKDVIDKIYAGKTVEHPVALALSSVLSQQKISKHWLKRSLEARINDGNRDEYAIPETVPELERYAEDTQSTILYMTLQAGGIQSTVADHAASHIGKASGLLLLLKALPHHVSKQGTIPYIPASVAEECGLLTREGGRSEVRMGDTLPDAVFKVASVAEAHLQKARELTASVPADAIPVLLPAVPAQVLLDSMRRREFNVFDSRLSSGVHGISPLWYQLKLNWHAWRNKY; encoded by the coding sequence ATGAGCGGCGCCCCTGCAGCAAGCGGGGGCCTACGGACGGCCCTCTCGTACTGCGTCCAGCAGGTCCGCAGCTATGACTACCACAACTACCTCTGCCTGCTCCACCTGCCTCCCGCCATGCGCAGGGCTGCCTTCACCTTCCGCGCGTTCAACGTCGAGACGGCCAAGGCCATGGACGTCGTGTCCGACCCCAGGAAGGGCCTCATGCGCCTGCTCTGGTGGAAGGACGTGATCGACAAGATCTACGCCGGCAAGACTGTCGAGCACCCCGTCGCCCTCGCGCTCTCCTCGGTCCTCTCTCAGCAGAAGATCAGCAAGCACTGGCTCAAGAGGTCGCTGGAGGCGAGGATAAACGATGGGAACAGGGATGAGTACGCCATTCCGGAGACGGTTCCGGAGCTGGAGAGGTACGCGGAAGACACCCAGTCGACCATCCTTTACATGACCTTGCAAGCCGGCGGGATACAGTCAACTGTTGCTGACCATGCCGCCTCGCACATCGGCAAGGCTAgcgggctgctgctgctgctcaagGCGCTGCCACACCACGTGAGCAAGCAAGGGACGATACCGTACATCCCGGCGAGTGTGGCTGAGGAGTGTGGTTTGCTTACACGGGAGGGTGGCCGGTCAGAGGTCAGGATGGGTGATACGCTACCGGATGCAGTTTTCAAGGTTGCATCTGTTGCCGAAGCTCACCTGCAGAAGGCGCGGGAGCTCACCGCGTCCGTGCCAGCAGACGCGATCCCCGTGCTCCTCCCAGCGGTGCCAGCACAGGTCCTCCTGGACTCCATGCGACGCCGTGAATTCAACGTCTTCGACTCACGCTTGTCCAGTGGAGTCCATGGTATATCCCCTCTGTGGTACCAGCTCAAGCTCAACTGGCACGCATGGCGAAACAAGTACTGA